The Salvia miltiorrhiza cultivar Shanhuang (shh) chromosome 1, IMPLAD_Smil_shh, whole genome shotgun sequence genome has a window encoding:
- the LOC131006338 gene encoding uncharacterized protein LOC131006338 yields the protein MGVKAAKVQKANPKPVVEQSEEEKMKVQKYMRVKAADLGELQDKKLKGQLAVREELYGRDLSRGLRENHGRRRSHSLVLRQRRRRSTCSALCSSAQLMFLCVC from the exons ATGGGGGTGAAGGCGGCGAAAGTGCAGAAAGCGAATCCCAAACCTGTCGTAGAGCAG TCTGAagaggagaaaatgaaagtacaGAAATATATGCGAGTGAAAGCTGCTGATTTGGGG GAACTACAAGATAAGAAATTGAAGGGTCAGTTAGCTGTGAGGGAAGAATTGTATGGGAGAGATCTGAGCCGAGGCCTGAGAGAAAATCACGGTCGCCGCCGGAGTCATAGTCTGGTATtgaggcagcggcggcggcgcagcACGTGCAGTGCACTTTGCTCTTCTGCCCAACTTATGTTTCTATGTGTATGTTGA
- the LOC131006335 gene encoding ABC transporter C family member 12-like: protein MLKELPPLGDAEVEIRGSVAYVPQISWIFNASVRDNILFGSEFEQTRYWKAIDVTAMRHDLDLLPGRDLTEIGERGVNISGGQKQRVSMARAVYSDSDIYIFYDSLSSLDANVARHVFNNCIKEALGGKTRVLVTNQLHFLPQVDRIILVSEGMVKEEGTFEELSEHGVLFKKLMENAGKMEEQYA, encoded by the exons ATGCTTAAAGAGCTGCCTCCACTCGGAGATGCAGAGGTCGAAATCAGAGGCTCTGTAGCTTATGTGCCTCAGATTTCTTGGATCTTCAATGCATCA GTACGCGACAACATATTATTTGGATCTGAATTCGAGCAAACGCGGTATTGGAAGGCCATAGATGTCACTGCAATGCGGCATGACCTTGACTTGCTTCCT GGCCGTGACCTCACCGAGATTGGTGAAAGAGGAGTGAACATCAGTGGAGGCCAAAAGCAGAGAGTTTCAATGGCCAGGGCTGTGTATTCTGACTCAGATATCTACATTTTTTATGATTCGTTGAGCTCTCTGGACGCCAACGTTGCACGACATGTCTTCAACAACTGCATCAAGGAGGCGTTGGGAGGGAAGACGAGGGTCCTTGTCACGAACCAGCTGCATTTTCTTCCCCAGGTTGACAGAATAATCTTGGTCTCCGAAGGTATGGTGAAGGAGGAGGGCACGTTCGAGGAGCTCTCCGAGCATGGTGTCCTGTTCAAGAAGCTAATGGAGAATGCAGGCAAAATGGAGGAGCAATATGCATGA